Proteins found in one Roseovarius pelagicus genomic segment:
- a CDS encoding DUF2796 domain-containing protein, which produces MKPFLLALAAVSFSASVSAQETREMDAHVHGVSAVEIAIEHGKVEINLLSPGMDIVGFEYAASSAEDKNTVEAAIRTMLMPENIVSLPEAAGCRLTEVLVHLHSGDHAHEDGHEDEHGDEHDDEHDEHDDAKHSEFHATYAYACDDEDALASVSFPFFEYFANAREVEVQYVTETGAGTAELTPEAPELTLE; this is translated from the coding sequence ATGAAACCCTTCCTTCTGGCCCTTGCTGCCGTCTCTTTTTCCGCTTCGGTATCGGCGCAGGAAACACGTGAAATGGATGCGCATGTGCATGGTGTTTCGGCGGTCGAAATCGCGATCGAACATGGTAAGGTCGAGATCAATCTGCTGTCGCCCGGTATGGATATTGTCGGTTTCGAATATGCGGCAAGTTCGGCCGAAGATAAAAACACAGTCGAGGCAGCCATCCGAACCATGCTCATGCCTGAAAACATCGTGAGCCTGCCGGAAGCTGCGGGATGTCGGCTGACCGAAGTTCTGGTGCATCTTCATTCGGGAGATCACGCGCATGAGGATGGGCATGAAGACGAGCACGGGGACGAGCATGACGACGAGCACGACGAACACGATGATGCCAAGCACAGCGAATTCCACGCCACCTATGCCTATGCCTGCGACGACGAAGATGCACTGGCTTCCGTCAGCTTCCCGTTTTTTGAGTATTTCGCCAATGCGCGGGAAGTTGAGGTGCAATACGTTACCGAAACCGGCGCTGGCACGGCGGAACTGACCCCCGAAGCCCCCGAGCTGACATTGGAGTAA